From one Anopheles bellator chromosome 1, idAnoBellAS_SP24_06.2, whole genome shotgun sequence genomic stretch:
- the LOC131216123 gene encoding syntaxin-12: MSREGLGLPRGIGQRDYGAMSSTAGGTASTDANFGGFSPTEFISLSESIAANTIFVKQSWQFLEKANRTVGTAKDNPSLRDKITDIQTGTNQRITSTTNDLQRLTVVVRGGDKQQKLQVEKLTSDFKHVVEFYSKSQQSIAAKMKQVFLVNASQADDQASYGVGDSSSELLQKQMQIQQSLQFEQDMLVEREQRFRQIEENVLDVNVIMQKLSTLTSQQSEVIDTIENSIGRTAENVEGGAQELEKAATYQNRYRRKVLILLVIAVILGLIVTGTIVSKLKN, encoded by the exons ATGTCAAGGGAAGGTCTCGGTTTGCCACGCGGAATCGGTCAACGGGATTACGGAGCAATGAGCAGTACGGCAGGAGGGACGGCCTCGACGGATGCCAACTTCGGGGGCTTCAGCCCGACCGAGTTCATTTCGCTGAGCGAATCGATCGCGGCCAACACGATCTTCGTGAAGCAAAGCTGGCAGTTTCTGGAGAAAGCCAACCGGACGGTCGGTACGGCCAAGGATAATCCGTCGCTGCGGGATAAAAT CACCGACATCCAAACGGGAACTAACCAGCGGATTACTTCCACCACGAATGACCTACAGCGGCTAACGGTTGTCGTACGCGGCGGAGATAAACAGCAGAAACTTCAAGTGGAGAAACTGACCTCCGATTTCAAGCATGTGGTAGAGTTCTACTCCAAGAGCCAACAG AGCATAGCGGCAAAGATGAAGCAGGTGTTTCTCGTGAACGCCTCGCAGGCCGACGATCAGGCCTCCTACGGTGTGGGTGATAGCTCGTCCGAGTTGCTGCAAAAACAGATGCAGATCCAGCAGAGTCTCCAGTTTGAGCAGGACATGCTGGTAGAGCGAGAACAGCGCTTCCGTCAGATTGAAGAAAACGTGCTGGATGTTAATGTAATCATGCAGAAACTGAGCACCCTCACCAGCCAGCAGAGTGAAGTCATTG aCACAATCGAAAACTCGATCGGACGAACGGCAGAGAATGTGGAGGGCGGCGCCCAGGAGCTGGAGAAGGCGGCCACGTACCAGAACAGGTATCGCCGCAAGGTGCTGATACTGCTTGTGATCGCTGTGATACTAGGGCTAATCGTAACCGGCACCATTGTGTCGAAGcttaaaaactaa